A genomic stretch from Chryseobacterium sp. SNU WT5 includes:
- a CDS encoding DMT family transporter yields the protein MNWILLIIGGLFETGFATCLGKAQETSGRESYFWWAGFVISLFMSMFLLYKAISVGANPIPIGTAYAVWTGIGAVGAVFMGIFVFNEPATFWRMFFVFTLIASVVGLKVVSN from the coding sequence ATGAATTGGATTTTACTCATCATCGGTGGATTATTTGAAACTGGATTCGCAACCTGTTTGGGCAAGGCTCAGGAAACGAGCGGAAGAGAAAGTTATTTTTGGTGGGCCGGTTTTGTGATTTCACTTTTTATGAGTATGTTTTTATTGTACAAAGCAATTTCTGTAGGCGCGAATCCAATTCCGATAGGGACGGCTTATGCGGTCTGGACGGGAATCGGTGCAGTAGGCGCAGTTTTTATGGGTATTTTTGTATTTAATGAACCTGCAACTTTTTGGCGCATGTTTTTTGTGTTTACTTTAATTGCATCTGTGGTTGGGTTGAAAGTAGTTTCGAATTAA